In Triticum aestivum cultivar Chinese Spring unplaced genomic scaffold, IWGSC CS RefSeq v2.1 scaffold231017, whole genome shotgun sequence, a single window of DNA contains:
- the LOC123176772 gene encoding E3 ubiquitin-protein ligase Os03g0188200-like: MWSHGQVAAVTTMSRDTVLICTSVAALVLLSVLTFLCSSRRRQGHGSSLSSSHPADDIELGCRCATEGIDEAELAAYPTSVYSSPRRVDDVQPDAAPSTDESDRAPDDTTCAVCLAEYADGDELRRLPGCQHAFHRRCVDEWLRRRPSCPLCRTSPQSTTAKNS; this comes from the coding sequence atgtggtcGCACGGTCAGGTTGCCGCTGTGACCACCATGTCTAGAGACACCGTGCTGATCTGCACCTCCGTGGCCGCGCTCGTCCTGCTCTCCGTCCTCACCTTCCTCTGCTCCAGCAGGCGACGCCAGGGACACGGCTCCTCGTTATCGTCGTCGCACCCGGCCGACGACATCGAGCTCGGCTGCCGGTGCGCCACCGAGGGGATCGACGAGGCCGAGCTGGCCGCGTATCCGACGTCGGTGTACTCCTCGCCGAGACGCGTCGATGATGTCCAGCCTGATGCCGCGCCGTCAACCGACGAGAGCGATCGGGCGCCGGACGACACGACGTGCGCGGTGTGCCTGGCGGAGTACGCGGACGGCGATGAGCTCCGGCGGCTGCCGGGGTGCCAGCACGCGTTCCACCGGCGGTGCGTCGACGAGTGGCTGCGCCGGCGGCCCAGTTGCCCGCTCTGCCGCACGTCGCCGCAGTCCACCACCGCGAAGAATTCCTGA